The DNA sequence TGACTGATAGTAGTACTAAAATATAGGTTTCAAAGTAAGTTACTCCATACATCATTCAGTACAGGCTTTTCTTCATCAATGTCCATCTTGTCCACTGCAATCTTTATCTTCTCATCTGTCCATGCAAACATCAATGGTTTATCACCATCAACATGCCATGGACACACTCGTTGGAGATAAATAATCTAGGGTATATAATCTGATACACAGCCGTCTCTAAACACAAACCCTCTGATACACCGTCGTCTCTAAACACAAACTCTATTCTTCTCTCTCTCGTCGGTGATAGTTTCCTGCTCTGTTCTAGCTCGTCGGAAGTGTTGTTTGTACAACGACACCGTCTTCTCGTTGGGGTACCATATATCTTTTTAGCATTTAGAATGATAAAAAAACAATATGTTTCTTTCATTGGCAAAATCAATATTCCATGAAATAGTGTTTACAAGGTACTGTGCACAATCTTGGTTCATCTGATATTTGTTGCAATTGTTAATGGTGGTTTCTGTTAGTTTTTAATGACTACTATTACATGTCCAAGGCTTAACTTTGTTTGGTGTTGTGCTTCGGGGGATAGGGGAGAGGGAGTTTGTTATGTAAATTTAATATTATTGGAAGTTTTAGACTGTTTATATGTGTTAGATAATCGGGCATTAAGTGAGGGGAGGTTGTTATGTGAATTTCAAATAAGAATTTGCCGGTCTTGGCCTGTTTATGTGTCCTGGATTGGATATTCTGGCATGCAGTGAACTTCTATTTTTCCTTCTCTTACTGGACTCTATTGGCATGTACTGGACTCTCTTGACAGATGTTTTTGTGTATTGTCTTATTATGCTCCAATTTTACAATTGTTATTATTTGCTTATTTTGTGTTTCTTCGTGAGGCCTTTATGCTGAAACCAActaatttttctttttcatttcaAACTGTGTTTTGGGTTTTTTTGGGTTTTGGATATGAATCAACAAAAGCCATATAGCTTAAGGATTTTTCATTCAATCTTTCACTTAGGATTTTGCATAAGCCCATATATTAGGCCGGCCTTATATCTTACTTATTTCATACTATGAATAATTAACTGGACTTAGAGCCTCTCCATGCAAGCCCAAGTGCTGTATTGGAGAAAATTTATTCTTCAAGTTGCAGCCACTACCCCCGAGCCCACCTCTCCTGTTTTTCCTCTCTATATTGTATTATATTCCATCATTCATGTTTTACGTTTTGTTTAATGCTTACTGCTTCATAAATGGTGGGGTCAACTAAATCAACAAATTGGATACTGCGTAGAGTTCATTTGCTCTCCCAAGGGTGAAGTGCTCTTTTTGCTTAGTTGCCAGTTAGTGGCACCCTATATAATAGCAATTGGCTCTACCATTAAACATGCTATTCTACACTTCTACTCtgttttataaattatttaataattatttaatgaCTCTAATAACTTATTTGAAAATTTTCAACAAAATTTATAAATCGtacaaaatatttttcaatttgtTTTGACAATAATAAAGTTATTATGCTTTTTATTTTTGTAATCAGTTCAAGTACACGTATACAATGTTACTGAACTATTTGTCACAACTTATATTTAAAATTGTTACCCTATTTTTTAACTCATTACGTAACATGTTCTTGTATCTCTTTGCATTCAGTTTTACGATTGGACTATTTCTATGTATGCTTCTTCTGCGGTGAGTATGTTTTTAGTTATTACTGTTAATAAGCTATTGATACCCTCTGATGCAACTTTGTCCGGAGCATGATCGATAGCAAGATGCCATTCTTCGCAAAGGGAGTATATGGTTGATAGCAGGAGGTCCAAACGATGCGAGCCCGGGGTCGGGGTCGCTTGTCTTCCAATAGATACGGCAAGTATCGTATCTTCATAATTGATCTTCATACTCGAGCCCATTAAGAGGAGTGGACTGGATTGTAGCCCATTGGGCCTGTTTAGGATCCATGCTGGACATAACAGACTATAATCAGGTGTCATAAACTAGAACATTTCCAATACGAATGCCCCAACTTGGACAAAAGAGCAAATTATATTGAATTTGATGAAGGCGAAGAGCTGCTTTTAATGGCACATGCAGAGATCAAAGAGTCTGAAAATCAGGGTATATGGTTTCTTGATTCTGGTTGTTCAAACCACATGACCAATAACAAAGATTGGTTTATTGAAATTAATGAGGATTTCAGGAATACGGTCAAGCTGGGAAATAATTCAAGAATGAATGTTATGGGAATAGGAAACATCAGGCTTGCGATTGAAGGCATAATACAAACAATAACTGATGTTTATTTTGTTCCAGTTGACTAACAGTTTGTTGAGTATCGGGCAGCTGCAAGAAAAAGGTGTGTCCATTTTGATTGAAGCTGGAGCTTGCAAAATTTACCATCCCAGAAGAGGGCTGATTAGTGAGACCAAGATGACGAGGAATCGGATGTTTATGGTGTCTGCAATTATGAAGACTCCATTAAGCAAATGTTTAAATATAGCAGAAGGGGAAAGCTCAAGTCTTTGGCACAAGCGTTTCGGTCATCTAAATTACAAAGCTATTGAACTTATGCAACATAAGCAGATGGTGAAGGGTTTACCGCTATTGAAAGGAGCAACCAAAATCTGTGAAGTGTGCAATATTGGAAAGCAACATCGGGAGAGTGTACCAAAAGAAAGTCAATGGAGAGCATCAGAGAAACTTCAACTGGTTCATGCAGATTTATATGGTCCAATATCTCCAATATCTCACAGTGGAAAAAGGTACATACTAGTTTTTGTCAATGATTTTAGTCGTAAAATTTGGACATATTTTCTCTCTGGGAAGGATGAGGCATTTGATACGTTTAAGAATTTTAAGACTCTTGTTGAGAAAGAATCGAAAAAATATATATGTTGTTTAAGAACAGAGCTTAGGTCTTCCTTATTTTAAAGGCACCACCTtagatttatatatataattaataatttatatatatacatatacagtATGGGGCTTTTCATTAGAACTGATCAGGAATTACAATGAGGGTATAGTTACTGTACCTTGCATCGGTCCTCTAGGTATCGATATTCCCTCTAGATAATCTAAACTTCCTCTCATTTTTCTCTCTCAGTTACATCTCGATCAACTAAAAAATGTCCTTAAATTTGAATGAtttctaataattttttcttatacATTTCTTTATATCATTTCTTTATTTATATTATTCTTATATTATCTCGTcagatatttattttattatttgagttGTCTAGGTTAGTGGTCATGATTAACTGATtatgaaatttaaatgagaggtTATTGGTCACAAGTTCAATTCACAAATTTTTTTTGTctaaataaattaaccaataatatttaatattttttgtctaaattaattaaataatgaCATTCTTATAAATAAAGGGATAATGAGAGAGGTGATAACTACAATTAACATAAGTATTTATTgtgtaaattaattatttaatgacATTTAATAATCTAAGTGTAATAAGTAGATTAATTAATggtatttttgtaattatatgtTAAATAGGGGTATATTTGATATTTTACAGCCAATTTGTGGGCACTTTTTATCCTATTGCCATttaattatatcatatatatataattagaAAACCCTTTTTAGGGGTTCTATAATGATAATAGATACGCTTCTGATGCCTAATTTCACAGAATCAAACACATAGATAAACTCAATCATTCTGGCTGAAATTAAAATACAGATTTCCAATTCTTTAGCTCCTCAATGCTAAAGAATTCTCCTCATCAACTTCTCCGGATTGCCCATCAACTGGATTCTCTACCTGTTGCGGAGCCATCATATCCTTTAGCTCCTGAAGGCCATTCATCAGGTCTAGCATGTCCGGATTCCCCATCCTGGGGCTTCTCTGCAAATCATTCTGAAACGATTGAAGAGCGGCTTTCAGCTCTCGCATCTCCTCCTGCATTTTCTGGAAGCCGACATCTGCTTTCAGCTCTCGCATCTCCTCATGCATTTTCTGGAAGCCGACATCTTTCAGCTCTCGCATCTCCTCCTGCATTTTCTGGAAGCCGAAATCAACCTTCTCCTGCAATTTTTTATTAGAACGTTGAAGTTTGTTTAGTTTTTGTAAAGCAGTCCCAAGACTACCTAGATAGGAAATTATCGGTATTATTTCCGGATACTTTTCCATAAATCGCGTGCATCTAGAATACATTTCATCTGCCATTTCCCAAATACTAGTAAAATTCCATCCAGTAACAGTAGTAGCAGCGGAAGAAGGATTCATTTTAATCTGTAAATTTTGGGAACACGAAGGAGAAAAATAGTACCTTAAAATGGAACTTCAATTGGTAAATTAAAATCTGTAGCAGGTTTGGTAGTAAAACTAGCAATAAGATTACTCCCATCTTCAATAAGCCCTCGGAATTGGGAATTGACGTGCTGGCGTGATGGCGTAATTTAGCTCTCGACCAAGACTGCACCGTAGCTCTGCACTATAAACAATATCTTTGACTCAGATCTACTTATACACTAGTAGCAactaaattattaaaaaaatatatattttttaaatcaaACAATGAAAAGACTTGTACTTGAGTGCTCTAAATTGAATATGTACAAGCAATGAATTGGGGCAATAATGTTTGCATAAAAGAAACTCATCTCGCTCTATAACCGCAATCGAATAATTTAAATTGGATCGGTTCGGCTTTTAATTTTTCGGTTTAGATTTTGGTTTTATTCGAATCGTTTTTTCTCGGTTTCGGTTTTGTTTCGGTTTCTTACTCACCCCtaatattatccgtattcgaaataaagcggatattatccatATCCGGATCCGGCATATTCGAATCcgaaaattaattatttatgatatttaaaatatatatataattatttttcttttaatcaacttttgttatttttaaaatattcaactccaatgatatttttatatatgtgtacaatatttttacaattatataaaaattttataaaaatttttatttaataaatatgcACAAAAAAAACTATTTACTTGTAAATACATATGTTTTTAATGTAATTTACTAAAATATCTTATTTTAGTGATATATTAGTATTCATTTATGGTACTTATGTTCTTACGCTAACATTTATGTAAATATATTCTAATTTCTTATTTTAGTATTCATTTATGGGATATTTTAGTGATATATTGTTGAGATACCGAGCCAGCACGGGTCCCAAGCTAGAAGAAGCTTCAAGACCCAAACCGcaaaaataaaaccaaaaatTAATTGGGTTATTAACAATAAGAAACGAAGTTAATGGGTTGGGTCAGAGTTTTTGTTAATTTAATCTAACCCAACCCAAACTGATTGATATATGAATTGGGCTATTAGTACCGGTCTAGCATCAGGCCCATACCCGAGCAGTCAATCCAGTTGTATATCTATTCTAATATCTATTTTCCATTATCACTACTAATTATCACTACTAATTCACTATTTTCCAGTGGATTCCCCAAGGAATTGATTCCCCAAATTGATTCCCGATGGTGGATATTCCATCCGATGCTTATTCTTCTCCTCCATCCGATGATGATCCTGATGAAATTCTGCTTAAAATGGATTGGCTTCGCATGGAGTCAGATCTCCCGTCGTTGAATTCGCAAGGGGAACAGATTTTGGATGAAATAGGGCAAATACGTCTGACTGGACAATCATTGGTCTGCGTCTTCAATAGGACAGGTTTTAGTTTATGCCCTTAAACATTTTGAATTGATTTGGTTTTGTGCACATCAATAGAAAAATCCAACCCATAGATTTTTAAAGTAAAGTAAGGGTATTGAGTATTCCAACCCATCgctctctgcaactacaacagattcaaggcttccaacatgttAGAGATGTCAAGAATTTTTCTGCTGGAATACTGTTCCAAGATTTTCAGAAAGTTAACACAGAGACAGGTGAAACAAGCAGCAAGATTAATCAACCAAATGTTGATTTTGTGAGAATTGGGCCGCATGTGATACTCTACAGGTCCAATGACATTGTGTTTAGCCAGTGTAGTCTTGAGGCTCAAATACCACATAGTCTCGAGGAGAAAGTATATAATTACAATCTTTGATCCAGGAGGATGTATAATATGTGCTTATGATGCTCAACTTGTTGGTGGTACTACTGGAATTGTACATACTCAGCAAGCAATTGTGGCCAGAGGTGAAAATCTGGAAATGCATAATCTACCATGAGGATATGGTTGCATTTAAGGAGGGAGGAATGTCAGGATTGACATATACTAGTATTTGTACTAATCAGTAGTAGTTTGTGATATTAAATAATTAGTAGTGAGTATTGAGGCAGGGGCATTTATGTCTTTACAGGAGTAGTTAGTTACAAGTTAGTAGAGTCTATAAATAGACTACCAGTTGTAATTTCAGGGTATGAATGAATATATGAATAAAAACTATGTTGTTATGCTATGAAGGAAGGGTAATATGGGGTGCTTCATGCTACGAAGGAAACCTACTACCTTTTATAAACACAACAATAAGTATccattattttaaaatcattaaTATACATATAGGAATAATATATGCCTAAATATACCAATTATACTATATCTCACAATAATAACATTGTCTCTTCTAAATAAAACATGTtaaatttcaaatttaattatattATCTTTTATAACCATACCTAATTATACCATATCTTACAATTATTAAATAGTTTATAATACATCTTCtgattattaataaaatataaaaaattgttATCTATTTCTTTGTAAcagatttaattatttcaaaaaaaatttgaaaaaattgaaACAACATATGGGTTAATAAATTAGAAAACTAACCCCCAATCCCTTGGACAACAGAAGCGTATCTATTATCATTATAGAACTCGATCTCTCTTTTATACTTTTCCACGTAATTTCAATCTGCATTGCCACGCTTTTCTTTCTGTTTAATGTGCACCGACATTATTTTTGTCAAGTCTACCTGAGTTATACCTAATTGTCGTGGAGACAATTCAGGTTCATGTAGGTTGACTATGGCCATGTTAAAAATTGGAGTATGGGAGAAGAAGATTAGCAAAGTTTCTTTACGGAATCTTCTATAGGGACGCCAAGTGACCTAAAGAAAAAATCATAAACATGGATGTTATAACAGATAGAGTTCAAAGCATGAAAATTGTAAAAAGCAAGAAAATTGTAAATAATAAATTGCTCACTCACTTTGTTTTCCATGAAAGTGTTAATTAAAGAATTGTCTTCTACTTCACTCTCTACTTCATCTAGCAAATCTTTTCGGTCTATATCTAAATGAGTGTTTAGTGATTTTTTTTCCAACAATCGACTCCATTATAAAACAGATGGGAATTCCACAGAATTAACGTGAGGAAGTTCCAAGTAATTGTTCCGGAGCAAGCGTATTCGCTCCAACAAAAATATCTAGAAGACAATTCAGGTTCATGTAGGTTGACTATAGCCATGTTAAAAATTGGAGTATGGGAGAAGAAGATTAACAAAGTTTCTTTACGGAATCTTCTATAGGGACGCCAAGCGACCTAAAGAAAAAATCATAAACATGGATGTTATAACACAtagagttcaaagcaagaaaattGTAAAAAGCAAGAAAATTGTAAATAATAAATTGCTCACTCACTTTGTTTTCCATGAAAGTGTTAATTAGAGAATTGTCTTCTACTTCACTCTCTACTTCGTCCAGCAAATCTTTTCGGTCTATATCTAAATGAGTGTTTAGTGATTTTTTTTCCAGCAAACGACTCCAGTATAAAACAGATGGGAATTCCACAGAATTAACGTGAGGAAGTTCCAAGTAATTGTTCCGGAGCAAGCGTATTCGCTCCAACAAAAACATCTAGAAAATATAAACAAAGAGTTACAAATACAGATTACAAAGAGTTTTTTGCATTATACATCCCCCAACAACAGGCTATTGGCAGATATGTACATTCATTTTCAATTAAGACAATATAAATCTATAACTTAAATTTCTCAGTCACTTCACATCCCCACGTACTTTCCGTTTAAATCTGCTGTTAGAATTAACGTTTCAAAAGGATATTTTAGTCTTTTAACAACTACATCTatgttaactattaattaaaatcaaaataaaaagaaaagaaatcatATATAGCTATACCCAAATTAAGTTTAAGATATCTGAATACATGTCTTGGATCTAAAATCACATCCTGACTTGATCAATGAGGGGTCGACTGCGTATTAGACCAGGAAATGGCGTTGTTCCTTCCGTGTATGGTGATGCTGAAAGTGAAATCCCACCATATGGTGGTAAGTGTCCATTCCTTTAAATATTGCGCTAAACCCTAGTTACCTAATGGGCAAAGTTTATAAAATGTATTGCATCAGGTGGGTTATCATGTGAATATGTGTGGTCCTAGTTCTAGATAGATATCTAGAGTATTTTAGATTCTTATGGTCCCTCAATGTGTTTTTTAACATTTCTATAATATTCGAATATTGAGTATTTTAATGTGGCGTAAGTTCATTATTTTTAATCCATATCTAAATAAGTTGTTCTCTTACTATTTATGTCGATATGCTAAAAGCGGATCTAGATGATGAGAATCTAGTAGAAGAGCAAAATTTGAGCTTTCATAAAGATAGCTCTAATTGTGACAGTACACATAATGAAGGACAAAAAAGCCACAAAAATGGCTGACCATAATGCTAGGTCTTATGACAGTGACATTGTTAGTTCGAAGGTCTTATGATAGTGACATTGTTAGTTCGAAAGTGCTTTTAATAGTTGTGAAGAGAGAATACAAATCACATACCTCCACTATCCACATTACGCCAATTGCGCTTGACTTCTTCAAGAATGCAGACTGCAGCTTTGCCAGGACAGCAGCTCCCCAAGCAAAGCCGTTTACAACATCAGGAGTTAAATCCTTCAGAAATAGTAGATAGTCGACGAAAACGTCAGTCTTGTGATTCTCAGGGAACAGAAGTGTCCCAATTAAGAAGAGTAGGTAGGCCCTTGCATACTTACGAGTCCATGTGTTTCAGCTTCTTTTGTCTTGCATGTGAGCCTCGTCCACTGTCTCAAACCTCCTAAGCAACCAAGACTTCTGAACATAGCAGGAGGCCACCTCTCTTCTCGGGTCATCATCGCCTAAAAGTTCCACCAGGATATTTTGTGCATTAAAGTTTTTGCATACAAGTGGCAGCCCATCAACCGGAAGACCCGTGATATTGAATATGTCTTCCAAGCCCAGATACAGATGTGTTTCATTGAAATCGAACACCCCACGTTCCAATTTTTTGATTACAGCATCTATAAACCTATTGTCATTATGAAAATAAGTCATGTCTCTGAAGGAACTGAAGCACGTTTGATTTACTAGCTCAGCAACTCTTGCATCCAAATTCTAGGATTTGAATTGCTTGATCGCGCAAGAATTGCGTTCACCTGAATTGTCATTGTATTCGATTCAGTTGTTCATCTTCTACAGAAATAAGAAAACTCTTATTCTCAGAATACAAAAGAGAATATTAACTTCTGCTCTCAGTTTCCAAATACGACAAACCAATAGGCAACAAAATTAAAAGTTCCAAAGTTGAGAAGACAAACAACAAAAGAAATCTCTAATTTCACGGGGACGTATTAACAATTTTGGCTACCAATTCCCCTTGAACCAACAAACTTAATTAAAAAACTCGAGTACCTAAAAACACGATAACACCATCACGGAGACACCAAAATACCATCTTCTACAAAAGATTCAGATTATCAACAACCATTAACAAATACCCATTTCAGACTAGTACATTTTACTCCATTAAACAGCTCAATTTCAAGAACTCTGCCCCCAATTCAAAAACACAACTTTGTTTACAATTCAAACAAGTACCCACCAATACAATCATATCAGATAATCACCCACTAACCCATAAAAGACCACCCACCCACATTTAACTAAACTGTAAGAAATGCTGGTAAATAGATTATCTGATATGATTGTATTGGTGGGTACTTGTTTGAATTGTAAACAAAGTTGTGTTTTTGAATTGGGGGCAGAGTTCTTGAAATTGAGCTATTTAATGGAGTAAAATGTACTAGTCTGAAATTGGTATTTGTTAATGGTTGTTGATAATCTGAATCTTTAGTAGAAGATGGTATTTTGGTGTCTCCGTGATGGTGTTATCGTGTTTTTAGGTATTCGAGTTTTTTAATTAAGTTTGTTGGTTTAAGGGGAATTGGTAGCCGAAATTGTTAATACGTCCCCGTGAAATTAGAGATTTCTTTTGTTGTTTGTCTTCTCAACTTTGGAACTTTTAATTTTGTTGCCTATTGGTTTGTCGTATTTGGAAACTGAGAGCAGAAGTTAATATTCTCTTTTGTATTATGAGAATAAGAGTTTTCTTATTATTGTAGAAGATGAAAAACTGAATCGAATACAATGACAATGCAGGTGAACGCAATTCTTGCGCGATCAAGCAATTCAAATCCTGGAATTTGGATGCAAGAGTTGCTGAGCTAGTAAATCAAACGTGCTACAGTTCCTTCAGAGACATGACTTATTTTCATAATGACAATAGGTTTATAGATGCTGCAATCAAAAAATTGGAACGCGGGGTGTTCAATTTCAATGGAACACATCTATATCTGGGCTTGGAAGACATATTCAATATCACGGGTCTTCCGGTTGATGGGCTGCCACTTGTATGCAAAAACTTTAATGCACAAAATATCCTGGTGGAACTTTTAGGCGATGATGACCCGAGAAGAGAGGTGGCCTCCTGCTATGTTCAGAAGTCTTGGTTGCTTAGGAGGTTTGAGACAGTGGACGAGGCTCACATGCAAGACGAAAGAAGCCGAAACACATGGACTCGTAAGTATGCAAGGGCCTACCTACTCTTCTTAATTGGGACACTTCTGTTCCCTGAGAATCACAAGACTGACGTTTTCGTCGGCTATCTACTATTTCTGAAGGATTTAACTCCTGATGTTGTAAACGGCTTTGCTTGGGGAGCTGCTGTCCTGGCAAAACTGCAGTCTGCATTCTTGAAGAAGTCAAGCGCAATTGGCGCAATGTGGATAGTGGAGGTATGTGATTTGTATTCTCTCTTCACAACTATTAAAAGCACTTTCGAACTAACAATGTCACTATCATAAGACCTTCGAACTAACAATGTCAATGTCATAAGACCTAGCATTATGGTCAgccatttttataaattttttatggTTTCTTTGTCCTTCATTATCTGTACTGTCACAATTAGAGCTATCTTTATGAAAGGTCAAATTTTGCTCTTCTTCTACTAGATTCTCATCATCTAGATCCGCTTTTAGCATATCGACATAAATAGTAAGAGAACAACTTATTTAGATATGGATTAAAAACAATGAACTTACGCCACATTAACATACTCAATATTCCAAGATTCGAATACTATAGAAATGTTAAAAGAAACATCGAGGGACCATAAGAATCTAAAATATTCTCTATCTAGAACTAGGACCACACATATTCACATGATAACCCACCTGATGCAATACATATTATAAACTCTGCCCATTAAGTAACTAGGGTTTAGCGCAATATTTAAAGGAATGGACACTTACCACCATATGGTAGGATTTCACTTTCAGCATCACCATACATGGAAGCAACAACGCCATTTCCTAGTCTAATACGCAGTCGACCCCTCATTGATCAAGTCAGGATGTGATTTTAGATCCAAGACATGTATTCAGATATCTTAAACTTAATTTGGGTATAGCTATATatgatttcttttctttttattttgattttaattaatagttaacatAGATGTAGTTGTTAAAAGACTAAAATATCCTTTTGAAACGTTAATTCTAACAGCAGATTTAAACGGAAAGTACGTGGGGATGTGAAGTGACTGCGAAATTTAAGTTATAGATTTATATTTAACCCAATTTTTTCTGAAGAATTCGACAGGATATAATATATTATGATTCTTATCATAATGTCTGGCTAGTGTAATCATAAATTATGTACTAATGTATGGCTATGTAATCATATAGTTTTGTGGAACTTCTACCTTGATGGATATTAGAGATTTGGTATCCGAGGCTCGTACCATTAGAATGGAACAAGAAAATTCATTTTATAGGTACCTCGGTTGATAGTATAAGAGATCAAATATTTTAATATTCACCTCCATTCCCTGCTCCCCCCTTCCCTAAAGCCCAAACCAAACTGCTCGACAGTCACTCCACCCAGGTGAATCATTTCTAAACTCTATATCATATATGAATGAAAATGCCTGGCCGCAACACCCTTCACCTTGCAAAAGCCATCATCAAAAACTGGTGTGCTTTCTGGTGAGTAGACTCACAGATAAAATCCATCAAACAAACCATAAATCCATAATCATTAACAAACAACAAacactacaaaactaataaaaCGACTTCAATCACCCGAGAACCAAATATTCCAGTAATCCTCTACATGGCAACACATGAAACCAACAAACAATCGACACAACAATCACATTACTGAATATATGCAAACATATCCATCTTCCAAACATATAATTTGGAACATAACTCAAATCCCACAAAAAGTTAAACACAGATACACAATCATACTACAACCACATCTCTACTAAATCATTATTATTAGTGGTACACAATTTAAACCGCATCACTAAATGTACAAAAACAATTAATCCATCTCCCAGACACATACTTCGTCATATAATACGAATTTAAAATACACACATACATAAACATCCCAACTATAAATCATTATAATCGAACACTAGATAATTCGTAGTCAGTTGATATACGTAATTTAAACCGCATCACTGAATGTTCCGCAAAAAACAAATCCATCACCCAAACACATAACATAATTCGTCATATAATCCAAATCTaacatacacacatacatacacatctctactatattattattataatcgAACAAGAGACGAGACAATTCGTAATCAGTCGATAATACGTGATTAGAGCTACACAAACAATATTAAATCTAACATTATACACATCTCTACTACATTATTATTGTAATTGAACACGAGATAATTCGTAATCAGTCTATAATACGTAATTGGAGCTACACAAGAACTAATATTAAAGCGAGATCTGAAATGAAATCATGAATAAACTAACCATTAGGTCCGAGT is a window from the Apium graveolens cultivar Ventura chromosome 1, ASM990537v1, whole genome shotgun sequence genome containing:
- the LOC141720034 gene encoding uncharacterized protein LOC141720034, producing MGVILLLVLLPNLLQILIYQLKFHFKEKVDFGFQKMQEEMRELKDVGFQKMHEEMRELKADVGFQKMQEEMRELKAALQSFQNDLQRSPRMGNPDMLDLMNGLQELKDMMAPQQVENPVDGQSGEVDEENSLALRS